A genomic stretch from Leptospira licerasiae serovar Varillal str. VAR 010 includes:
- a CDS encoding MaoC family dehydratase: MAKLVLSSFAELQAYEGKELGVSDAHEITQAQIDTFANATLDHQWIHTDPARAAKESPFGTTIAHGYLTLSMAPYLLSQILELRNIKMGINYGMEKLRFLDPVKVGSKLKLRAELVELKDLRGTARMTLKLSFEVEGAAKPAAIGEVIYLYQFA; encoded by the coding sequence ATGGCTAAACTCGTACTCTCCAGCTTCGCAGAATTACAAGCATACGAAGGAAAAGAACTAGGCGTATCTGACGCTCATGAAATCACCCAGGCACAAATCGATACATTTGCAAATGCTACCCTCGACCACCAATGGATCCATACGGATCCGGCAAGAGCTGCCAAAGAATCACCATTCGGGACAACTATCGCTCACGGTTATCTTACACTTTCCATGGCTCCTTACCTGTTGAGCCAGATCTTAGAACTACGAAATATCAAAATGGGGATCAACTACGGAATGGAAAAACTCCGCTTTTTAGATCCTGTTAAGGTGGGTTCCAAGCTCAAACTTAGAGCAGAACTAGTAGAACTGAAGGATCTAAGAGGTACCGCAAGAATGACCTTAAAACTCAGCTTCGAAGTAGAAGGCGCAGCAAAACCTGCAGCTATCGGCGAAGTGATCTATCTCTACCAATTCGCCTAA
- a CDS encoding MarR family winged helix-turn-helix transcriptional regulator, with the protein MNPRTIIYLISRIRDEFHRRLNSELKDKGLGQLTTTHADILFALAMSKRVPMQDIARMIDRDKSTLTALVDKLQDLGYVERVRDTQDQRVVNLQLTRKAYSIRPVMLGISRSLLAGLYKGFTEPEKKDLVRLLDKLYKNLK; encoded by the coding sequence ATGAATCCTCGTACGATCATTTATCTGATTTCTAGGATCAGGGACGAATTCCATAGACGTCTGAATTCGGAACTGAAAGACAAAGGTTTAGGGCAATTGACCACTACCCATGCGGATATTTTATTCGCCCTTGCAATGTCCAAACGGGTTCCGATGCAAGACATCGCTCGGATGATAGACAGGGATAAGTCCACTCTGACAGCGCTTGTGGATAAACTGCAAGATCTCGGTTATGTGGAAAGGGTCAGAGACACTCAGGACCAAAGGGTAGTCAATCTGCAACTTACTCGCAAGGCCTACTCTATTCGTCCTGTGATGCTTGGGATCTCTCGCTCTTTGCTTGCAGGTCTTTATAAAGGTTTTACCGAGCCGGAAAAAAAGGATCTAGTCCGGCTTTTGGATAAACTTTATAAAAATCTAAAGTAG
- a CDS encoding NADH-quinone oxidoreductase subunit A, with protein sequence MGSSPDHLGPLLIQFLLGVGFSALILGLAFLLNPKKRSKPHDTFECGVPYYGDAKGLFNIKFYLVAVLFILFDIEAIFLFPYAVNLKSFKEAGLGNFLLIEMFVFIFTLVVGLYYIRKKGALEWD encoded by the coding sequence ATGGGAAGTTCGCCGGACCATCTAGGCCCCCTGCTGATTCAATTCCTCCTGGGAGTAGGATTCTCCGCTCTCATACTCGGACTCGCTTTTCTACTAAACCCCAAAAAAAGATCCAAACCTCACGATACTTTTGAGTGCGGGGTACCGTATTACGGGGATGCAAAGGGATTGTTTAATATCAAGTTTTACCTAGTCGCAGTTCTGTTCATCCTTTTCGATATAGAGGCGATCTTCCTTTTTCCATATGCCGTGAATTTAAAATCATTCAAAGAGGCTGGGTTGGGTAATTTTCTCTTAATAGAGATGTTTGTTTTTATCTTCACACTTGTGGTTGGATTGTATTATATTCGGAAGAAGGGGGCCTTAGAATGGGATTAA
- a CDS encoding HsdM family class I SAM-dependent methyltransferase: MIVPCEDTLDSHPEKPNPKAKEKALGQFFTPSALVGPMLEWVSDTKAVLEGKKIKVLDPGMGEGIFFQEFLDRFPELDSEFHGWEIDPILHEKCIQNLERSGLSKNRFHLVLGDFLQNEKKEYYDIILCNPPYLRLSHSKHGKKLIRQFAEDIKEEIPGTANLYVFFLLRILRLLEPGGRASILVPYEFLNAGYGVPIKKAIIQSGYLRRILILDSSWSLFTGAVTSSCILFLENSRTNEEGFLWSRTSSFIKGESIELSEIVWRKIRPDAEAKWTRLLSEDSEPIQNIKNDDKNSPNNNYVTMPEDIRQGWVPIKEFGSFRRGIATGDNGYFLLSEKDASNLSIPRNYLRSSIPKAQYALSPFFTGDDWITLKSQGAKVWLLDAKEVPNNQEGEGINKYLEEGIKRGVPKRFLPSKRKPWHSQENRGPCRILATSFHREEVRFVFNQSPAVHLTCFHGFSAKPEYTHFEEYLFAYLITPHVRKELESRTREYAQGLRKVEPGDLNSLLVPDFRKLKEAEKEKIGKLLHNYRNMIRPWTPGRRQKGEKGIRNPEEEAILKSIETEFLTGL; the protein is encoded by the coding sequence ATGATCGTTCCATGCGAAGACACACTTGATTCTCATCCAGAAAAGCCAAATCCTAAAGCTAAAGAAAAAGCTTTAGGCCAATTTTTCACGCCTTCTGCCTTAGTGGGACCGATGTTGGAATGGGTTTCAGATACTAAAGCTGTTTTAGAAGGAAAAAAGATCAAAGTTTTGGATCCTGGAATGGGAGAAGGAATTTTTTTCCAAGAGTTTCTGGATCGTTTTCCTGAACTGGATAGCGAGTTCCATGGTTGGGAGATCGATCCGATCTTGCATGAGAAGTGTATACAAAACCTAGAGAGATCCGGTTTATCCAAAAATCGTTTTCATTTGGTGTTAGGGGACTTTCTACAAAACGAAAAGAAAGAATACTACGATATCATACTATGCAATCCTCCTTATCTTCGACTCAGCCATTCTAAACATGGAAAAAAATTGATCCGTCAATTCGCAGAGGACATCAAAGAGGAGATTCCTGGGACAGCAAATCTGTATGTCTTCTTTCTTCTCCGTATACTAAGGCTTTTAGAGCCGGGAGGACGGGCGTCCATACTTGTGCCTTACGAATTCTTGAACGCTGGATACGGAGTTCCGATAAAAAAAGCGATCATTCAATCAGGATATCTTCGTCGTATACTTATCCTAGATTCTTCCTGGTCCTTATTTACGGGAGCTGTGACTTCCTCCTGTATACTATTCTTGGAAAATTCAAGAACAAACGAAGAAGGTTTTCTTTGGTCTAGGACCTCATCCTTCATTAAAGGAGAAAGTATAGAACTTTCAGAGATTGTCTGGAGAAAAATCCGTCCCGATGCCGAAGCAAAGTGGACAAGATTATTGAGCGAGGACTCGGAACCGATACAAAACATAAAAAATGATGATAAAAATTCACCTAACAATAATTATGTGACTATGCCCGAAGATATTCGTCAAGGATGGGTCCCTATTAAGGAATTCGGAAGTTTTAGGAGAGGAATTGCAACTGGGGACAACGGATACTTTCTTTTATCCGAAAAAGACGCTTCGAACTTATCCATTCCTCGCAATTATCTTAGATCTTCTATTCCGAAAGCTCAATACGCACTGTCTCCATTTTTTACAGGAGATGATTGGATCACTTTGAAGTCTCAAGGTGCTAAAGTCTGGCTCCTAGACGCAAAAGAAGTCCCGAACAATCAGGAAGGAGAAGGTATAAACAAATATCTGGAAGAAGGAATTAAACGAGGTGTTCCTAAACGTTTTCTTCCTTCCAAAAGAAAACCTTGGCATTCGCAGGAAAATCGAGGACCTTGTCGGATCTTAGCTACTTCTTTTCACAGGGAAGAAGTTCGATTCGTGTTCAACCAAAGCCCTGCAGTCCATTTGACTTGTTTTCATGGATTTTCCGCAAAGCCGGAGTATACTCATTTCGAAGAATATTTATTTGCCTATCTGATTACCCCTCACGTTCGTAAGGAGTTGGAATCTAGAACTAGAGAGTATGCTCAAGGACTACGAAAAGTGGAACCGGGAGATCTGAATTCTCTTCTTGTGCCGGATTTCAGAAAATTAAAAGAAGCGGAGAAGGAGAAGATAGGAAAATTACTCCATAATTATAGGAATATGATCCGACCTTGGACTCCTGGCCGTAGACAAAAAGGGGAAAAGGGGATCAGAAACCCGGAAGAAGAAGCGATACTCAAGAGTATTGAGACGGAATTTCTAACCGGGTTATAA